From the Apis cerana isolate GH-2021 linkage group LG3, AcerK_1.0, whole genome shotgun sequence genome, one window contains:
- the LOC107997052 gene encoding nucleolar complex protein 4 homolog B isoform X2: MYLQRTISLTISEPSPEARYINWLRNCYEEIWEKILTSMEKCRPAIQLQALTTAIKLMAEEGKNPLEPIGSLGYYFPLHRLKPILMKLLSPEKDNAGLISRFQEIIEYPDALYYTWKCLPSLTPKRQPHEIYIKNLLELIHKLSLPKEIEENEMSENKNLLCKPHQATKNFIWDQAGARRALNKVWACVMHWELTPQLHKQLLIVLLERVMPHLEKPVLLTDFLMDSLDADGPIGLLALQGVFLLVTKHNLEYPNIFTKLYSMFEPEIFHTKYKARLFYLSDLFLSSTHLPEALVAAFAKRLARLTLVAPPEDILIILLFVGNLLLRHPGLKRLIDHPQGGEISSEENNYAGDPFLMEERDPLLSNALLSSLWEIKALQWHIVPSIASAARFIREPLPSVEYDMASALERTGGHLFDSELKNKVKDIMLTFERPNSMALPKGERLLQYWQLTTMH, translated from the exons ATGTATTTGCAGCGTACAATATCTCTTACAATTTCAg AGCCAAGTCCTGAAGCAAGATATATCAACTGGTTGAGAAACTGTTACGAAGAAATATGGGAAAAGATACTTACATCAATGGAAAAATGTCGACCTGCCATTCAATTACAAGCTCTTACTACTGCTATAAAACTTATGGCTGAGGAAGGTAAAAATCCATTGGAGCCAATTGGCAGTTTGggatattattttccattgcATCGGTTAAAGcccattttaatgaaattgctTTCACCGGAGAAGGACAATGCTGGTTTAATATCTagatttcaagaaattatagaatatccTGATGCTCTTTATTATACATGGAAATGTCTTCCATCTCTTACTCCAAAAAGACAACcacatgaaatttatattaaaaatttgcttgAACTTATACATAAACTATCACTGCCAAAGGAAATTGaag AAAATGAGATGtctgaaaataagaatttattgtgTAAACCACATCAAG ctactaagaattttatatgggATCAAGCTGGAGCAAGACGTGCATTGAATAAAGTCTGGGCTTGTGTCATGCATTGGGAATTAACACCACAATtacataaacaattattaatagttcTTTTAGAAAGAGTTATGCCACATTTAGAAAAACCTGTTTTATTAACAGATTTTCTTATGGATTCTTTGGATGCAGATGGACCTATTGGTTTACTTGCATTGCAAGGTGTATTTTTACTAGTTACCAAACATAATTTGgaatatccaaatatttttaccaaacTTTATTCTATGTTTGAAccagaaatttttcatacaaaatataaagcacgtttattttatttatccgaTCTTTTTCTCAGTTCAAC acatTTACCTGAAGCATTAGTCGCTGCCTTTGCAAAAAGACTCGCACGTTTGACTCTTGTAGCACCACCTGaagatattcttattattttactttttgttgGAAATCTTTTACTTAGGCATCCTGGATTAAAACGTCTCATTGATCATCCACAAGGTGGAGAAATTTCatcagaagaaaataattatgcagGAGATCCATTTTTAATGGAAGAACGAGATCCTTTATTAAGCAATGCACTTCTTAGTAGTCTTTGGGAAATCAAAGCTTTACAGTGGCATATAGTACCAAGTATTGCTAGTGCTGCACGTTTCATTCGCGAACCTCTCCCTTCTGTAGAATATGACATGGCATCAGCATTAGAACGTACTGGAGGACATTTATTTGAtagtgaattaaaaaataaggttAAAGATATTATGTTAACATTTGAAAGACCCAATTCTATGGCATTACCAAAAGGTGAAAGGCTATTGCAATATTGGCAATTAACAACAATGCACTGA
- the LOC107997052 gene encoding nucleolar complex protein 4 homolog isoform X1, giving the protein MADAAELPGASTQKMSSKLLRQKAQEFLTSRKHANNLVDIISQWDESTLSCLLTIETIFVEVLKRGDMYLQRTISLTISEPSPEARYINWLRNCYEEIWEKILTSMEKCRPAIQLQALTTAIKLMAEEGKNPLEPIGSLGYYFPLHRLKPILMKLLSPEKDNAGLISRFQEIIEYPDALYYTWKCLPSLTPKRQPHEIYIKNLLELIHKLSLPKEIEENEMSENKNLLCKPHQATKNFIWDQAGARRALNKVWACVMHWELTPQLHKQLLIVLLERVMPHLEKPVLLTDFLMDSLDADGPIGLLALQGVFLLVTKHNLEYPNIFTKLYSMFEPEIFHTKYKARLFYLSDLFLSSTHLPEALVAAFAKRLARLTLVAPPEDILIILLFVGNLLLRHPGLKRLIDHPQGGEISSEENNYAGDPFLMEERDPLLSNALLSSLWEIKALQWHIVPSIASAARFIREPLPSVEYDMASALERTGGHLFDSELKNKVKDIMLTFERPNSMALPKGERLLQYWQLTTMH; this is encoded by the exons ATGGCGGATGCAGCAGAACTTCCCGGCGCTTCCACTCAAAAAATGTCGTCAAAACTTTTAAGGCAAAAAGCACAGGAATTTTTAACTTCAAGAAAACATGCAAATAATTTAGTAGATATAATTTCTCAATGGGAT GAATCCACTTTGTCTTGTCTACTTACGATAGAAACAATATTTGTCGAAGTTTTGAAAAGAGGTGACATGTATTTGCAGCGTACAATATCTCTTACAATTTCAg AGCCAAGTCCTGAAGCAAGATATATCAACTGGTTGAGAAACTGTTACGAAGAAATATGGGAAAAGATACTTACATCAATGGAAAAATGTCGACCTGCCATTCAATTACAAGCTCTTACTACTGCTATAAAACTTATGGCTGAGGAAGGTAAAAATCCATTGGAGCCAATTGGCAGTTTGggatattattttccattgcATCGGTTAAAGcccattttaatgaaattgctTTCACCGGAGAAGGACAATGCTGGTTTAATATCTagatttcaagaaattatagaatatccTGATGCTCTTTATTATACATGGAAATGTCTTCCATCTCTTACTCCAAAAAGACAACcacatgaaatttatattaaaaatttgcttgAACTTATACATAAACTATCACTGCCAAAGGAAATTGaag AAAATGAGATGtctgaaaataagaatttattgtgTAAACCACATCAAG ctactaagaattttatatgggATCAAGCTGGAGCAAGACGTGCATTGAATAAAGTCTGGGCTTGTGTCATGCATTGGGAATTAACACCACAATtacataaacaattattaatagttcTTTTAGAAAGAGTTATGCCACATTTAGAAAAACCTGTTTTATTAACAGATTTTCTTATGGATTCTTTGGATGCAGATGGACCTATTGGTTTACTTGCATTGCAAGGTGTATTTTTACTAGTTACCAAACATAATTTGgaatatccaaatatttttaccaaacTTTATTCTATGTTTGAAccagaaatttttcatacaaaatataaagcacgtttattttatttatccgaTCTTTTTCTCAGTTCAAC acatTTACCTGAAGCATTAGTCGCTGCCTTTGCAAAAAGACTCGCACGTTTGACTCTTGTAGCACCACCTGaagatattcttattattttactttttgttgGAAATCTTTTACTTAGGCATCCTGGATTAAAACGTCTCATTGATCATCCACAAGGTGGAGAAATTTCatcagaagaaaataattatgcagGAGATCCATTTTTAATGGAAGAACGAGATCCTTTATTAAGCAATGCACTTCTTAGTAGTCTTTGGGAAATCAAAGCTTTACAGTGGCATATAGTACCAAGTATTGCTAGTGCTGCACGTTTCATTCGCGAACCTCTCCCTTCTGTAGAATATGACATGGCATCAGCATTAGAACGTACTGGAGGACATTTATTTGAtagtgaattaaaaaataaggttAAAGATATTATGTTAACATTTGAAAGACCCAATTCTATGGCATTACCAAAAGGTGAAAGGCTATTGCAATATTGGCAATTAACAACAATGCACTGA
- the LOC107997057 gene encoding ubiquitin-like protein 5 — translation MLEITCNDRLGKKVRVKCNPDDTIGDLKKLIAAQTGTHWEKIVLKKWYTIYKDHIKLQDYEIHDGMNLELYYQ, via the exons atgttagaaataaCATGCAATGATCGTCTTGGAAAAAAAGTTAGGGTTAAATGCAATCCAGATGACACAATaggagatttaaaaaaattaatagcagCTCAAACCGGAACTCAttgggaaaaaattgttttaaaaaaatggtatactatatataaggatcatataaaattacaagatt aTGAAATTCATGATGGCATGAATTTAGaactttattatcaataa
- the LOC107997053 gene encoding uridine-cytidine kinase isoform X4 gives MADMSMNIVTPRKMSFGINGKLNGLESKTPFLIGVSGGTASGKSTVCKRIMEKLGQVDMDHMQRQVVCISQDSFYRDLSPAEKLKAEKGQYNFDHPDAFDNDLILQTLQDILAGVKCEIPAYDYRSNSLMKDQITTIYPADVVLFEGILVFYFPKIRDLFHMKLFVDTDSDTRLARRVPRDIKERGRDLDYVLNQYMNFVKPAFEEFCLPTKKFADVIIPRGADNTVAIDLIVQHIRDFLSNRGRVTIQPESSVNRTEKLSKRPH, from the exons atggcaGATATGTCAATGAATATTGTTACTCCACGAAAAATGTCTTTTGGTATTAATGGAAAGTTAAACGGTTTAGAAAGTAAAACACCTTTTTTAATTGGAGTTTCAGGTGGTACTGCCAGTGGGAAA tcaaCTGTATGTAAACGTATAATGGAAAAACTAGGACAAGTAGATATGGATCATATGCAACGACAAGTAGTTTGCATTTCACAAGATAGTTTTTATCGAGATTTATCACCGGCTGAAAAACTTAAAGCTGAAAAAggtcaatataattttgatcatcCAGATGCATTTGATAATGACTTGATACTTCAAACATTACAAGATATATTAGCTGGTGTAAAATGTGAAATACCAGCCTATGATTATAGAAGTAACAGTTT AATGAAAGATCAAATTACAACGATTTATCCTGCTGATGTTGTTTTATTTGAAGGTATTTTAGTGTTTTATTTTCCTAAGATACGagatttatttcatatgaaattatttgtgGATACCGACTCAGATACTAGATTAGCTAGAAGag taCCAAGAGAcataaaagaaagaggaagagactTAGATTATGTATTGAATCAATACATGAATTTTGTAAAACCtgcatttgaagaattttgtcTTCCTACTAAAAAATTTGCTGATGTTATTATACCAAGAGGTGCAGACAATACAG tGGCAATAGATTTGATAGTGCAACATATAAGAGACTTCTTAAGCAACAGAGGTAGAGTTACAATCCAACCTGAAAGTTCAGTAAACAGGacagaaaaattatctaaGAGGCcacattaa
- the LOC107997053 gene encoding uridine-cytidine kinase isoform X3 yields the protein MADMSMNIVTPRKMSFGINGKLNGLESKTPFLIGVSGGTASGKSTVCKRIMEKLGQVDMDHMQRQVVCISQDSFYRDLSPAEKLKAEKGQYNFDHPDAFDNDLILQTLQDILAGVKCEIPAYDYRSNSLMKDQITTIYPADVVLFEGILVFYFPKIRDLFHMKLFVDTDSDTRLARRVSIIIVPRDIKERGRDLDYVLNQYMNFVKPAFEEFCLPTKKFADVIIPRGADNTVAIDLIVQHIRDFLSNRGRVTIQPESSVNRTEKLSKRPH from the exons atggcaGATATGTCAATGAATATTGTTACTCCACGAAAAATGTCTTTTGGTATTAATGGAAAGTTAAACGGTTTAGAAAGTAAAACACCTTTTTTAATTGGAGTTTCAGGTGGTACTGCCAGTGGGAAA tcaaCTGTATGTAAACGTATAATGGAAAAACTAGGACAAGTAGATATGGATCATATGCAACGACAAGTAGTTTGCATTTCACAAGATAGTTTTTATCGAGATTTATCACCGGCTGAAAAACTTAAAGCTGAAAAAggtcaatataattttgatcatcCAGATGCATTTGATAATGACTTGATACTTCAAACATTACAAGATATATTAGCTGGTGTAAAATGTGAAATACCAGCCTATGATTATAGAAGTAACAGTTT AATGAAAGATCAAATTACAACGATTTATCCTGCTGATGTTGTTTTATTTGAAGGTATTTTAGTGTTTTATTTTCCTAAGATACGagatttatttcatatgaaattatttgtgGATACCGACTCAGATACTAGATTAGCTAGAAGag tttctattattatagtaCCAAGAGAcataaaagaaagaggaagagactTAGATTATGTATTGAATCAATACATGAATTTTGTAAAACCtgcatttgaagaattttgtcTTCCTACTAAAAAATTTGCTGATGTTATTATACCAAGAGGTGCAGACAATACAG tGGCAATAGATTTGATAGTGCAACATATAAGAGACTTCTTAAGCAACAGAGGTAGAGTTACAATCCAACCTGAAAGTTCAGTAAACAGGacagaaaaattatctaaGAGGCcacattaa
- the LOC107997053 gene encoding uridine-cytidine kinase isoform X1, translated as MADMSMNIVTPRKMSFGINGKLNGLESKTPFLIGVSGGTASGKSTVCKRIMEKLGQVDMDHMQRQVVCISQDSFYRDLSPAEKLKAEKGQYNFDHPDAFDNDLILQTLQDILAGVKCEIPAYDYRSNSLMKDQITTIYPADVVLFEGILVFYFPKIRDLFHMKLFVDTDSDTRLARRVSIIIVPRDIKERGRDLDYVLNQYMNFVKPAFEEFCLPTKKFADVIIPRGADNTVAIDLIVHHIWDILRLKKAENSSRQHPYIYQHRRTSTNSSETLSR; from the exons atggcaGATATGTCAATGAATATTGTTACTCCACGAAAAATGTCTTTTGGTATTAATGGAAAGTTAAACGGTTTAGAAAGTAAAACACCTTTTTTAATTGGAGTTTCAGGTGGTACTGCCAGTGGGAAA tcaaCTGTATGTAAACGTATAATGGAAAAACTAGGACAAGTAGATATGGATCATATGCAACGACAAGTAGTTTGCATTTCACAAGATAGTTTTTATCGAGATTTATCACCGGCTGAAAAACTTAAAGCTGAAAAAggtcaatataattttgatcatcCAGATGCATTTGATAATGACTTGATACTTCAAACATTACAAGATATATTAGCTGGTGTAAAATGTGAAATACCAGCCTATGATTATAGAAGTAACAGTTT AATGAAAGATCAAATTACAACGATTTATCCTGCTGATGTTGTTTTATTTGAAGGTATTTTAGTGTTTTATTTTCCTAAGATACGagatttatttcatatgaaattatttgtgGATACCGACTCAGATACTAGATTAGCTAGAAGag tttctattattatagtaCCAAGAGAcataaaagaaagaggaagagactTAGATTATGTATTGAATCAATACATGAATTTTGTAAAACCtgcatttgaagaattttgtcTTCCTACTAAAAAATTTGCTGATGTTATTATACCAAGAGGTGCAGACAATACAG TGGCAATAGACCTTATAGTGCACCACATCTGGGACATTTTGCGTTTGAAAAAGGCTGAAAACTCATCCAGGCAGCATCCATACATCTATCAACATAGGCGTACTTCGACTAACTCATCCGAAACGCTCAGCAGATGA
- the LOC107997053 gene encoding uridine-cytidine kinase isoform X2 has translation MADMSMNIVTPRKMSFGINGKLNGLESKTPFLIGVSGGTASGKSTVCKRIMEKLGQVDMDHMQRQVVCISQDSFYRDLSPAEKLKAEKGQYNFDHPDAFDNDLILQTLQDILAGVKCEIPAYDYRSNSLMKDQITTIYPADVVLFEGILVFYFPKIRDLFHMKLFVDTDSDTRLARRVPRDIKERGRDLDYVLNQYMNFVKPAFEEFCLPTKKFADVIIPRGADNTVAIDLIVHHIWDILRLKKAENSSRQHPYIYQHRRTSTNSSETLSR, from the exons atggcaGATATGTCAATGAATATTGTTACTCCACGAAAAATGTCTTTTGGTATTAATGGAAAGTTAAACGGTTTAGAAAGTAAAACACCTTTTTTAATTGGAGTTTCAGGTGGTACTGCCAGTGGGAAA tcaaCTGTATGTAAACGTATAATGGAAAAACTAGGACAAGTAGATATGGATCATATGCAACGACAAGTAGTTTGCATTTCACAAGATAGTTTTTATCGAGATTTATCACCGGCTGAAAAACTTAAAGCTGAAAAAggtcaatataattttgatcatcCAGATGCATTTGATAATGACTTGATACTTCAAACATTACAAGATATATTAGCTGGTGTAAAATGTGAAATACCAGCCTATGATTATAGAAGTAACAGTTT AATGAAAGATCAAATTACAACGATTTATCCTGCTGATGTTGTTTTATTTGAAGGTATTTTAGTGTTTTATTTTCCTAAGATACGagatttatttcatatgaaattatttgtgGATACCGACTCAGATACTAGATTAGCTAGAAGag taCCAAGAGAcataaaagaaagaggaagagactTAGATTATGTATTGAATCAATACATGAATTTTGTAAAACCtgcatttgaagaattttgtcTTCCTACTAAAAAATTTGCTGATGTTATTATACCAAGAGGTGCAGACAATACAG TGGCAATAGACCTTATAGTGCACCACATCTGGGACATTTTGCGTTTGAAAAAGGCTGAAAACTCATCCAGGCAGCATCCATACATCTATCAACATAGGCGTACTTCGACTAACTCATCCGAAACGCTCAGCAGATGA